DNA sequence from the Excalfactoria chinensis isolate bCotChi1 chromosome 7, bCotChi1.hap2, whole genome shotgun sequence genome:
GGTGCCCATCTTGAGTGCCCAGCTTGAATGCCAACATTAGGTCACCCGCATCAGGCCATGTTCCCAGACATCCAGCACTGCACGAGCAGTGTAGAGACAACAGCAGTAACACTGTCATACGTGGGTTATGGGATAAATCTGggcacagccagctgctgcagaggggcTGTTGCACAGAGCATGTCAAACAcaggagcacacacacacatactgaTTGCCCGTGCAACCCACCCGCAGTGGCCCGGTATCCCACCCAGGATGACCTATTCCCTTCCTGCAGGGAGAAAGATGCCCTGTGGCAGAAGACAGAGGGCATTGACCCACAGGCACCCAGCCTGACACCCCGTgatgtggggctgtgtgccCGCTGTGGCAAGGATTTCCGCCTTCTGTCCCGGCGGTACAGCTGCAGGTGGGCATGGGAGGATACCAGGGAACATAGCAGGGACACCGACCGCCACCACACACCTACCGTCTGCTCTCTCAGCAGGCTGTGCCAGGACAAGGTGTGCCACACATGCTCCGTGGACACAGGGAAGAAGGGGCgatgctgcctgctctgctacCAGCAAAGGCACCCACAGGCTATGTGAGCTGGGAGGACATCCAACTTGCTGTGCCTGGGACATGGGGCCAGCGGGAAGGTCCTGCTGCTCTGGTTTTCAGGGTTGAGATGTCTTTTGCATGGCTGGCCCATGGAGAAGGAAACAACCCGGTGCTGATATCCCAGTGGCTCCAGTGTCATCAATCCGTCATCACTGCTTTGATGCCCTGAGGGGCATTGGGAGTGGGCACGCTGCCATGGGGAAGGCTGAGCTCTCCTTGGGGAGAATGTCTGTTTATGGGGTGTCCCTGCCAAGGACCGGCTTCACCCCATCCTGACACAGGGAGTATGCAAGGGGAGAGGGCTCTTAGCCAACAGCCTTGGTTTCCTGCCAGGCACCGCTTGAGCAAGAGCTTTCCCAGACGTAAAGGTGATGGGCTGGCCctgatctgctgcttttctgccctGCCCAGCCCCCCGCTGTCCCTGTCCAACTCAATTCTTCCTCCCTCGGTTCCAGGGACCCTCACAGCCTGTTCCCAGCCTCACCCCTATCCCACACATCCCTGATATCCCCAGGATTAAGGATCCCAGGAAGCTGTGGTAGGGATGACAGAGGAGCACATGGGACCCCCATAGAGAGATGCTGGGGGATGCTGGAACAGGCACCATGATGTCAGATCACAtatggggtgggaggagggatCCAAGCTGGGCCACAAGCCCCTCTTTGCTCTGGTACCAGTCCCAGTTGCCCAAGCTGGGGTAGAAACGCTCCCTCCACCCCATCCCAGCTGTGTAAGGGGCAGGTTCCTGGCTCTTTGCACAATGCAGCACTGTGGGCAGGGGGTGTCCCAGCTGCTATCACCTTCATGGATTGCAGGGGGGAGGCAGGGATGCCTCAGTGTCACCAAGGACAGGGAAAGGCCACTAAAGAATTTTGCAGGGATTTGCTTTATTTGAGTTCAAATGGGTATTGGGAAGGGGGTGATGAGAGTTTGACTCCAGCCATGTTCCCAGCTGGGCAGAGGTGACACAGTGACCCCGTGCTAGGGAAGGACTCAGTGGTGGCACCAAGTGACGCCAGGTTGTGGTCCCCTGGGGGGATGTGCAGGATGCAAACCCTCTGCAACAGCCTCTTGGGTAACAGCACTTTCCCGCACCCACTGTCCCCCGGAAGTGCTGTGGCTGAGCAGTGTCCTGGGGACGTGCCCCAACCCCTTCTGTCACCCCCCAGTCAACAGGAGTCATACAAGTGTGAAAAACTTGCCACCTCCTTTATTGCTGGGCAGCTATCATTGCCACACCAGGGCCATGATGTCCTCAAAGTCATAAGCTTTATCCCAAAGCGCAGGGAGGGTTCAGCATCTTTCCACTGGGATCCCTGTGCTGATGTGCCTTCACGTGTGCAGTGTGACCATGTGCAGCCCACAGTGACATCCGTCTGTGTGCCAGGGgcctgtgcccactgcccaaGGCTGAGTCTTGGGTTAGGATGCTGGGGTGCACGGGGTGTCAGGACTGCATGCACTGGGCCTTGGGGAGCAGTGGGGCTCAGAGGGTGGTGGAGGTGTTGCCAGAGGTTGAAGTGTAGGAGGTGCGGCCGTAGCGTGCCACAGCATCCTTGCTGATGAAACCGCGCTGTGCCAGGATCTTGAGGAAGCTGTTGCGAAACTTCTGCCCGATGAAGGCATAGATGATGGGGTTAATGCAACTGTGGGCGAAACCAAGGACCTGCGTGATGGAGAGGGCTGTGTCGATGTGTTTCCTCCTCTCACAGGTCTCGGTGATGGCATGCGTCCTCATGAGAGTATCGCTCACCAGCGTGATGTTGTAGGGCAGCCAGCAGACAAGGAAGACCAGCACCACAGCTAGGATGACCTTCATGGCGCGCTGCTTCTGGACGTTCTTGGTCTGCAGGAGGGTGTGCACGGTGACACCGTAGCAGAAGAGCATAACCAGGAGCGGCAAGGCAAAGCCGAAGGTCTGCGGCAGCACCCGCAGCACCACCCTCCACTTGGTGGTATTCTCATTGCCAATGCGCTCGTAGCAAACCGTGCCATTGCGGTCTGAGACAAACGCCTCACGGAACAGCAGCACgggcagggagagcagcaccGAGAACACCCAGATGCCCACGCAGACAAACTTCACCCAGTGCCTCTTCTCGGTGGCAGCGCGGGTGGCGTAGACGATGGCCAAGTAGCGGTCCACGCTGATGCAAGCCAACAGCAGGATGCCGCTGTAAAAGTTGGATTCCTGCAGCACCGAGATGGCTTTGCACATGACGGTGCCAAAAACCCACTCGTGGGCCCAGTAGGCGGCCCAGAGCGGCAGGCTGAGGGCAAAGAGCAGGTCGGCCACAGCCAGGTTGAGCAGGTAGATGTCGGTAACGGAGCGGTTTATGTGGCCGGAGGTgaccaccagcaccaccagcccATTGCCCACCATGCTGAGGAGGAAGACCAAGCAGTAGATGAAGGCTACGAAATATTTGTTGGCTACAGAACCTTCATTACGGCACGGGGAAGAGGAGACATCGATGTCAGGCAGAGCCAGGCTGTAGTTGCCGTAGTCAGAAGTGTAGTTGTATAAGATGTCGAAGAGCTCATCAGCATAAAATGTCCCCATTTTGcctgcaaagcacaaagcagcgTGGGCTCAGGGCACATCCAGCACTTTCAGCCCCCATTGGTCTCCCACACCCCATAACCTCACCACACCATACAATGAACAGGGCCATGCCTGAAAACTATCCCCATACGTCCTCCCACCCAACAGCCCCGTACGGACTGCTTCACCTCAGCATTGCCCCTCTCCTGTCCCCTCCAGGTCCAACCCCAATGAAGGAGCACTCCTGAGTCCCTCCAGTTGGTGTGAGTCCTTTGAATCCTGATGTCCTCCCTAAACACCCTTCTCATGCCAGCTTCCCGAGTGCACCACAGTacccagagcagaggaaac
Encoded proteins:
- the LOC140255012 gene encoding C-X-C chemokine receptor type 1-like → MGTFYADELFDILYNYTSDYGNYSLALPDIDVSSSPCRNEGSVANKYFVAFIYCLVFLLSMVGNGLVVLVVTSGHINRSVTDIYLLNLAVADLLFALSLPLWAAYWAHEWVFGTVMCKAISVLQESNFYSGILLLACISVDRYLAIVYATRAATEKRHWVKFVCVGIWVFSVLLSLPVLLFREAFVSDRNGTVCYERIGNENTTKWRVVLRVLPQTFGFALPLLVMLFCYGVTVHTLLQTKNVQKQRAMKVILAVVLVFLVCWLPYNITLVSDTLMRTHAITETCERRKHIDTALSITQVLGFAHSCINPIIYAFIGQKFRNSFLKILAQRGFISKDAVARYGRTSYTSTSGNTSTTL